Proteins encoded in a region of the Methanofollis sp. genome:
- the nudC gene encoding NAD(+) diphosphatase → MTRTHFATECLAFHPDSPPACPSCWVLVRGGEVLCGEDGSPILSSLPDGVDPAGAVPLGALDGVPFSALGTEAVPNPLRPLPLRDLFGRVDEETLAIAGRAVHLVRFDEESRFCGRCGGQTAWKDGEVAKVCPRCGGAVYPPVTPAVIVLVRRGRDILFVRSPRFPPGRYSLIAGFVEPGETLEHAAAREVAEETGVSIRGPRYAGSQPWPFPHSLMAGFFAEYAGGEARPDGVETEDVRWFSPDALPDLPGRMSIAWALIERHLRGDAP, encoded by the coding sequence ATGACCAGAACGCACTTTGCCACTGAATGCCTTGCATTTCATCCTGATAGCCCGCCCGCCTGCCCGTCCTGCTGGGTCCTTGTCAGGGGAGGGGAGGTGCTCTGCGGCGAGGACGGATCGCCCATCCTTTCGTCCCTGCCCGACGGCGTCGACCCCGCGGGTGCGGTCCCTCTCGGCGCCCTCGACGGCGTGCCCTTCTCTGCCCTCGGGACAGAGGCCGTCCCCAACCCTCTCAGGCCCCTCCCCCTGCGCGACCTCTTCGGCCGTGTCGACGAAGAGACCCTCGCCATCGCGGGGAGGGCCGTGCACCTCGTCCGCTTCGACGAGGAGAGCCGTTTCTGCGGCAGGTGCGGGGGGCAGACCGCCTGGAAGGACGGCGAGGTGGCGAAGGTCTGCCCGCGGTGCGGTGGGGCCGTATATCCCCCGGTGACCCCTGCCGTGATCGTTCTTGTCAGGCGGGGCCGGGATATCCTCTTCGTGCGTTCGCCCCGTTTTCCGCCAGGACGCTACTCCCTCATCGCCGGCTTCGTCGAGCCAGGCGAGACCCTCGAACACGCCGCGGCGCGGGAGGTCGCGGAGGAGACAGGCGTCTCCATCAGAGGCCCCCGCTATGCCGGGAGCCAGCCCTGGCCCTTCCCCCACTCCCTGATGGCCGGTTTTTTCGCCGAGTATGCAGGTGGCGAGGCGCGGCCGGACGGTGTGGAGACCGAGGACGTCAGGTGGTTCTCTCCCGACGCCCTGCCCGACCTTCCGGGCCGCATGAGCATCGCATGGGCCCTGATAGAGCGGCACCTGCGGGGCGACGCCCCCTGA
- a CDS encoding flavodoxin family protein has translation MKVVAFNGSPRKDGNTARLLVAVLTELEKEGIETELVQIGGKKVHGCTACAKCFENQDGKCVIDNDFVNDCIARMAAADGIIIGSPTYFADVSTEVKALIDRAGYVALANGGMFTRKAGAAVVAVRRAGAVHACDTINHLFGISNMYTVGSSYWNIGIGLAPGDVEKDEEGLQTMQNLGQNMAWLLKKIRA, from the coding sequence ATGAAAGTCGTCGCATTCAACGGAAGCCCGAGGAAAGACGGGAACACCGCCCGCCTCCTGGTGGCCGTCCTCACCGAACTGGAGAAGGAAGGCATTGAGACCGAACTCGTCCAGATCGGCGGGAAAAAAGTTCACGGCTGCACGGCCTGCGCGAAATGTTTCGAGAACCAGGACGGAAAATGCGTCATCGACAACGACTTCGTCAATGACTGCATCGCCAGAATGGCCGCAGCCGACGGGATCATCATCGGCTCGCCGACCTATTTCGCGGACGTCAGCACCGAGGTCAAGGCCCTCATCGACCGGGCCGGGTACGTGGCTCTCGCCAATGGCGGCATGTTCACCCGCAAGGCCGGTGCGGCCGTCGTCGCCGTCCGCCGCGCCGGCGCCGTCCATGCCTGCGACACCATCAACCACCTCTTCGGGATCTCGAACATGTACACGGTCGGGTCGTCGTACTGGAACATCGGCATCGGGCTTGCGCCGGGCGACGTCGAGAAGGACGAGGAGGGTCTTCAGACGATGCAGAACCTGGGGCAGAACATGGCCTGGCTGCTGAAGAAGATCCGGGCCTGA
- a CDS encoding HIT family protein, producing the protein MNDDPLTGATCPFCNPSPAAIVVQNALAYARADAFPVSPGHTLIVPFRHVSSFFEATEAERVALLELLCRCRDVLEERYHPDGWNIGVNVGTAAGQTVSHLHIHLIPRYAGDVPDPRGGVRGVVPEKKMY; encoded by the coding sequence ATGAACGATGACCCTCTGACCGGTGCCACCTGCCCCTTCTGCAACCCCTCTCCCGCCGCCATCGTCGTGCAGAACGCCCTCGCCTACGCGAGGGCAGACGCCTTCCCGGTGAGCCCGGGCCACACCCTCATCGTCCCCTTCAGGCATGTCTCCTCTTTCTTCGAGGCGACTGAGGCGGAGCGGGTCGCTCTCCTCGAACTCCTCTGTCGCTGCCGGGATGTCCTGGAGGAGAGGTACCATCCTGACGGGTGGAATATCGGCGTCAATGTCGGCACCGCCGCGGGACAGACGGTGTCCCACCTTCATATCCACCTCATCCCGCGCTATGCCGGCGACGTCCCCGACCCCAGGGGAGGGGTCAGGGGTGTGGTCCCGGAAAAAAAGATGTATTGA
- a CDS encoding lectin like domain-containing protein yields the protein MTNQHLPIILLLCLCLVLPGVQGAAAVDIETAPLNPDFVRYMDEQEAAPPEASVFLAAAPAPGAPDDEHPLYPNTLIPAPGTPVWSGGSVVATAEPPSESYFNLADEGRVTAVKDQGECGSCWAFASLGSLESALLTDGFGEWDLSENNLKNTHSFDVGPCDGGNAFMATAYLARWSGPVDEVDDPYLLPVPLNESPAGLAPVMQVQNVTFLPPRDGPLDNDLIKTTIKEEGGLYAGFLVNVSCFGPGASTYYLPENSTAKIDGGHAVLLVGWNDTYPAENFVEAPPGDGAFIARNSWGTSSGEDGYFSISYYDRSIGRFQHPETAYIGNGRSDAAVLFTGEPVGAYDHIYQYDPLGWTTSVGTGASTTMYGRNVFTAERYEDLKAVSFFTREPGTAYEVWVHLLEGGTSHLVSAADGTMALPGYHTLPLAVAVPLFPDQKFLVTLKLTAPTDTYPLIVEMPITDYSGAATAHAGESFVSADGVQWDDLTTIFPDTNICIKAFTADPVSVPEDYATIQAAVDVALPGDVILVRSGVYEENVVVDRPLTLVGSGDPVIDGNGGDVLTLTGANITVRGITLTGGRDGVVVTGENATLMDLTVTGCSEDGIALEGAAQASVIGADVRNAGRTGILVNETAGTALLQCNVSGSGADGIAVTSAGSFTLTGCVADGNAGAGLALDGVKNGQVSETAMAGNRWSFRFVPVPGYESTVTVDGTNTVDGKRVYVWTGREDAVVPGDAGMVYLVECRNITAEDLTLSGTYVGLVVFNSTGVTVRNVTATGNYAGAICWDSEDLSIDASTFAGNEYAGLSSLNNTATVVTGSLIADNQVGAFLAAASPDETILWHNTFANNTGGHLVLEGQVALNSTAPFPYRYAGSYYTHALGNFWDDYAGTDTDGDGIGETPYSIMGLNDTCPLVLSADHYLVGVLPPIPTPTPTPTPAPVPAPAGGGGGGGGGGGGGGAFPMSSYPMDQGTSSHEASYPVKGQSALSKIDLTSVADLTSAIVVAEKTDLPSGIAPPAAMVYEYEKILLFHVTAADLTGGEISFTVPLTWLEAHGAGKQEIVLLRYHDGAWTSLETRCVKEENGEAWYVAETPGFSYFAIAIAEEPESEDAPARTAAVAEAPAGTPSSDIPATPQQSPVAPIIPCLAAGLAVLLLAKRR from the coding sequence ATGACCAACCAGCACCTGCCAATTATACTCCTCCTCTGCCTGTGTCTTGTCCTCCCGGGTGTGCAGGGGGCGGCGGCCGTCGATATCGAGACCGCCCCGCTGAACCCTGACTTTGTCAGGTATATGGATGAGCAGGAGGCGGCACCTCCCGAGGCGTCCGTCTTCCTTGCGGCCGCACCCGCACCCGGGGCGCCAGACGACGAACATCCCCTCTATCCGAACACTCTGATCCCTGCGCCCGGCACCCCTGTCTGGTCCGGCGGTTCCGTCGTTGCAACGGCCGAACCGCCCTCCGAGTCCTATTTCAACCTCGCCGACGAGGGCCGCGTCACCGCGGTGAAGGACCAGGGAGAGTGCGGGTCCTGCTGGGCCTTCGCCTCCCTCGGGTCCCTGGAGTCCGCGCTCCTCACCGACGGCTTCGGCGAGTGGGACCTCTCGGAAAATAACCTGAAGAACACCCACAGCTTCGACGTGGGGCCCTGCGACGGCGGCAACGCCTTCATGGCGACGGCCTACCTCGCCCGGTGGTCGGGACCGGTGGACGAGGTAGACGACCCCTATTTACTACCCGTGCCATTGAACGAATCGCCCGCCGGCCTCGCGCCGGTGATGCAGGTCCAGAACGTCACCTTCCTCCCGCCGCGTGACGGCCCCCTCGACAACGACCTGATCAAGACGACGATCAAGGAGGAGGGTGGGCTCTATGCCGGTTTCCTGGTGAATGTCTCCTGTTTCGGGCCGGGCGCCTCCACCTACTACCTGCCCGAGAACAGCACCGCAAAGATCGACGGCGGTCACGCTGTCCTCCTCGTCGGGTGGAACGACACCTACCCGGCCGAGAACTTCGTCGAAGCCCCGCCCGGCGACGGCGCCTTCATCGCCAGGAACTCCTGGGGCACCTCGTCGGGGGAAGACGGCTACTTCTCTATCTCGTACTATGACCGGAGTATCGGGCGCTTCCAGCACCCGGAGACGGCGTATATCGGCAACGGTCGCTCAGACGCGGCCGTACTCTTCACCGGCGAACCGGTCGGCGCCTACGACCACATCTACCAGTACGACCCTCTCGGATGGACGACCAGCGTCGGCACCGGCGCCTCGACCACGATGTACGGCAGGAATGTCTTCACCGCAGAGCGCTACGAAGACCTGAAAGCGGTGAGTTTCTTCACCCGCGAACCCGGCACGGCGTATGAGGTCTGGGTCCACCTCCTTGAGGGGGGTACCTCCCATCTGGTCTCTGCCGCAGATGGGACGATGGCGCTCCCCGGCTACCACACCCTCCCCCTCGCCGTCGCGGTGCCTCTCTTCCCGGACCAGAAATTCTTGGTGACCCTCAAACTCACCGCCCCGACCGACACCTATCCTCTCATCGTCGAGATGCCGATCACCGACTACTCGGGCGCGGCCACGGCCCATGCCGGCGAGAGTTTCGTGAGCGCCGACGGGGTGCAGTGGGACGACCTCACCACCATCTTCCCTGACACCAATATCTGCATCAAGGCCTTCACGGCCGATCCCGTCAGCGTGCCCGAGGACTATGCCACTATCCAGGCGGCCGTCGACGTCGCCCTCCCCGGCGATGTAATCCTTGTCAGGAGCGGCGTGTACGAAGAGAATGTCGTCGTCGACAGGCCGCTCACCCTCGTCGGGAGCGGCGACCCTGTCATTGACGGCAACGGCGGGGACGTACTAACCCTGACCGGGGCGAATATCACCGTCCGGGGCATCACTCTCACCGGCGGCCGCGACGGCGTCGTGGTCACCGGTGAGAACGCCACGCTCATGGACCTGACGGTGACCGGTTGCAGCGAGGACGGCATCGCACTCGAGGGGGCGGCACAGGCCTCGGTCATCGGTGCCGACGTCCGGAATGCCGGCCGCACCGGGATTCTGGTCAATGAGACCGCCGGGACCGCCCTGCTCCAGTGCAATGTCTCCGGGAGCGGTGCCGACGGGATCGCTGTCACCTCCGCCGGATCCTTTACGCTGACCGGCTGCGTCGCCGACGGGAATGCCGGTGCAGGCCTTGCCCTCGACGGTGTGAAGAATGGTCAGGTGTCAGAGACCGCGATGGCCGGGAACAGGTGGAGCTTCCGCTTCGTCCCCGTGCCGGGCTACGAGAGCACGGTCACGGTGGACGGGACGAACACCGTCGACGGCAAGCGGGTCTATGTCTGGACAGGACGGGAGGACGCGGTCGTGCCCGGCGATGCCGGCATGGTGTACCTGGTGGAGTGCAGGAACATCACCGCGGAGGACCTCACTCTCTCGGGCACCTATGTCGGCCTCGTCGTCTTCAACTCCACCGGCGTCACTGTCAGGAATGTCACGGCCACCGGCAATTATGCCGGGGCGATCTGCTGGGACTCCGAAGACCTCTCGATCGATGCCTCCACTTTTGCGGGCAACGAATACGCGGGGCTCTCCAGTCTCAACAATACTGCAACCGTCGTCACCGGTTCGCTCATCGCCGACAACCAGGTGGGTGCATTCCTTGCCGCCGCAAGTCCGGACGAGACCATCCTCTGGCACAACACCTTTGCAAACAACACCGGCGGCCACCTCGTCCTTGAGGGTCAGGTCGCCCTGAACTCCACTGCACCGTTCCCGTACCGCTATGCGGGTTCCTATTACACGCATGCCCTCGGCAACTTCTGGGACGACTATGCAGGCACCGACACCGATGGCGACGGGATCGGGGAGACGCCGTACTCCATCATGGGCCTCAACGATACCTGCCCGCTGGTCCTCTCCGCCGACCACTATCTGGTAGGCGTTCTCCCGCCCATACCGACACCCACACCCACCCCAACGCCCGCACCCGTACCGGCGCCCGCTGGCGGGGGCGGCGGAGGAGGAGGCGGTGGAGGTGGAGGCGGCGCGTTCCCCATGTCTTCCTACCCCATGGATCAGGGCACCTCCTCCCACGAGGCCTCGTATCCGGTGAAGGGCCAGTCTGCACTCTCTAAGATCGACCTGACCTCAGTTGCCGACCTCACCAGTGCCATAGTGGTCGCCGAGAAGACAGACCTGCCCTCCGGGATCGCCCCGCCTGCGGCCATGGTCTACGAGTACGAGAAGATCCTCCTCTTCCATGTCACCGCCGCCGATCTCACAGGCGGTGAGATCTCCTTCACCGTGCCCCTCACGTGGCTGGAGGCGCACGGTGCCGGCAAACAGGAGATCGTCCTCCTCAGGTATCATGACGGCGCCTGGACCTCCCTTGAGACGAGGTGCGTGAAGGAGGAGAACGGCGAGGCGTGGTATGTGGCGGAGACGCCGGGCTTCTCGTACTTCGCGATCGCCATTGCAGAGGAACCGGAGAGTGAAGATGCACCGGCCCGGACTGCCGCTGTGGCGGAGGCCCCGGCCGGGACACCGTCCTCTGACATCCCGGCGACCCCTCAACAAAGCCCGGTTGCCCCCATTATCCCCTGCCTGGCGGCCGGTCTTGCCGTCCTCCTCCTCGCAAAGAGGAGATGA
- a CDS encoding aldehyde dehydrogenase family protein: MTDPRPFLVGGEWRTSETTIDVRFPYDDSLVGTVCLAGAADIEDAVRSAQHGFGRTRKLPTHERIRVLRRLAALIDDRKDEIAETITREAGKTEALARAEVERAVETVLLSAEEVGRIYGEVIPLDLTPAAAGRTGYLRRVPLGTVLAITPFNFPFNLACHKIGPAVAAGNAVILRPSSKTPLSGLVLGDLLLEAGYPEEAVSVLPCTTDLAGWMVRDGRIAYLSFTGSPAVGWSLREIAGRKRVGLELGGNAAVIVDEDADLPYAAERIVQGGFSGAGQVCISVQRVLLHRSVYAACLEMVLERTGSLRVGDPRDQAVDVGPMISEEAAAAAEKKVREAVSGGATVLAGGTRVGTLFAPTVLTDTLPTMRVNATEMFAPVITITPFDDFEAALAMANDSPFGLQTGVFTNRLERAFHAFDECEVGTLVVNDVPTFRADAMPYGGVKASGSGREGPRYAIEEMTEPRLMVMNRRR, encoded by the coding sequence ATGACAGACCCTCGACCTTTTCTTGTCGGCGGGGAGTGGCGGACGAGCGAGACGACCATTGACGTCCGTTTTCCCTACGACGACTCCCTTGTCGGCACCGTCTGCCTCGCCGGGGCGGCCGATATCGAGGACGCCGTCCGCTCCGCGCAGCACGGTTTCGGGCGGACCCGGAAGCTCCCGACGCATGAACGGATCCGTGTGCTCAGGCGCCTTGCCGCTCTGATCGATGATAGGAAGGATGAGATCGCGGAGACGATCACCCGCGAGGCCGGGAAGACCGAGGCCCTGGCCAGGGCCGAGGTGGAACGCGCCGTCGAGACCGTCCTCCTCTCCGCCGAGGAGGTGGGGCGTATCTACGGGGAGGTGATCCCCCTCGACCTCACCCCTGCCGCGGCCGGCAGGACCGGGTATCTCCGCCGTGTCCCTCTCGGCACGGTGCTTGCGATCACCCCCTTCAACTTCCCCTTCAACCTCGCCTGCCACAAGATCGGCCCGGCGGTGGCCGCCGGCAATGCCGTCATCCTCAGGCCGTCCTCGAAGACACCGCTCTCCGGCCTTGTCCTGGGCGACCTCCTCCTCGAAGCCGGGTACCCCGAAGAGGCCGTCTCTGTCCTCCCGTGCACCACCGACCTCGCCGGGTGGATGGTGCGGGACGGCCGGATCGCGTACCTCTCCTTCACCGGCAGCCCTGCCGTCGGCTGGTCGCTCCGCGAGATCGCCGGGAGAAAAAGGGTCGGCCTCGAACTCGGCGGGAACGCCGCGGTGATCGTGGACGAGGATGCCGACCTCCCCTATGCAGCGGAGAGGATCGTGCAGGGCGGTTTTTCCGGTGCCGGGCAGGTCTGCATCTCCGTCCAGCGCGTCCTCCTCCACCGCTCGGTGTATGCGGCGTGTCTGGAGATGGTCCTGGAGCGGACCGGTTCTCTCAGGGTCGGCGACCCCCGCGATCAGGCCGTCGATGTCGGCCCGATGATCTCGGAGGAGGCCGCGGCCGCGGCCGAGAAGAAAGTTCGGGAGGCCGTCTCTGGTGGTGCGACCGTCCTCGCCGGCGGGACGCGGGTCGGCACCCTCTTTGCGCCCACCGTTCTCACCGACACGCTCCCGACGATGCGGGTGAATGCCACGGAGATGTTTGCGCCGGTGATCACCATCACCCCCTTCGACGATTTCGAGGCCGCCCTTGCGATGGCGAACGACTCCCCCTTTGGTCTCCAGACCGGGGTCTTCACCAACCGCCTCGAACGCGCCTTTCATGCCTTCGATGAGTGCGAGGTCGGGACCCTTGTCGTCAACGACGTCCCCACCTTCAGGGCCGACGCCATGCCCTATGGCGGGGTGAAGGCGTCAGGGTCGGGCAGGGAGGGGCCAAGATATGCGATCGAGGAGATGACAGAGCCGCGGCTGATGGTCATGAACAGGCGGAGGTGA
- a CDS encoding PAS domain S-box protein, protein MISLLCVDDKPGAIDHIRRDLEETGDFSVTTSRSGEEALNLLKKQPFDIILSGREMPDMKGVDLLQAARESGCHTPFIFFDDFNDRNRVPDSQDSEGRPTALLSCLSSIAAEQQIPDQSANRSETLFRAIADKTDDRTIEYFTPRQTIGDETTGRVWSFSDITERKEAEKNLKEREHFFTTLLGAIRDGVLILSGNGTVDYANRAACELTGLPSAEDCVGRNILEFVHQDSAHAIFRDLLTVRGGPDAIPAEYTFVTPSGKVRQVEGLSSTIAWKEKTVIAVTLRDITERKQAAAQENADLNRALIDGLPEYIIVLTRDGEIIFANPAAEAASRCAQDALTGKTLRTFIAESSLQDFDTAIQDALTGQKRRSFEIGIRTAADEGLQVTLRAAPIAFQNRDAVLVLLTDLTERLILEKELEYHAEELKRFSESLARTNEKLTIMNSITRHDILNQLTVLLGYLEIAAEESTEPEVRESLRMIQFSAQNIREQLEFARDYQDLGVREPQWLDVRWQVAKLRQDGITIETRIEEDGALTIVWEDNGIGVREGEKEKIFRRGYGNNTGLGLFLCREILKITGIGIRETGEYEKGARFEIRVPEEGYRVVQKPATVPDPA, encoded by the coding sequence ATGATATCCCTTCTCTGTGTCGATGACAAACCCGGGGCAATCGACCATATCCGTCGAGACCTCGAAGAAACAGGCGATTTTTCGGTCACGACATCGCGTTCCGGGGAGGAAGCCCTCAATCTCCTGAAAAAACAGCCTTTTGATATCATTCTTTCGGGGCGTGAAATGCCGGACATGAAAGGGGTCGACCTCCTGCAGGCAGCACGGGAGAGTGGATGCCATACTCCCTTCATCTTCTTTGACGATTTCAATGACAGGAACAGGGTACCAGACTCTCAGGATAGCGAGGGCAGGCCGACAGCCCTGCTCTCATGCCTCAGCAGTATTGCCGCAGAGCAACAGATCCCGGATCAATCAGCGAATCGAAGTGAAACACTATTCCGGGCAATTGCAGACAAAACTGACGACAGGACCATCGAATATTTTACCCCCCGCCAGACGATCGGCGATGAGACCACGGGCAGGGTGTGGAGTTTCAGCGACATCACCGAAAGGAAAGAGGCAGAAAAGAACCTGAAGGAGCGGGAGCATTTCTTCACCACCCTCCTTGGGGCCATCCGTGACGGTGTCCTGATCCTCAGCGGAAACGGTACTGTCGATTATGCCAACAGGGCGGCATGCGAACTGACCGGCCTCCCGTCTGCTGAAGACTGTGTCGGGAGGAACATCCTCGAATTCGTCCACCAGGACTCGGCGCACGCCATCTTCAGGGACCTGCTGACCGTACGCGGCGGGCCGGACGCCATCCCCGCGGAGTACACGTTTGTCACCCCCTCGGGAAAGGTGCGGCAGGTCGAAGGCCTCAGCAGCACCATCGCCTGGAAAGAGAAGACGGTGATCGCCGTCACCCTCCGCGACATCACCGAAAGAAAACAGGCCGCGGCACAGGAGAACGCAGACCTCAACAGGGCACTGATCGACGGTCTTCCGGAGTATATCATCGTGCTGACACGGGATGGGGAGATCATCTTCGCCAACCCTGCCGCGGAGGCCGCCAGCAGGTGCGCACAGGATGCCCTGACCGGGAAGACACTACGGACCTTCATTGCGGAGTCTTCTCTGCAGGACTTCGATACTGCGATACAGGACGCACTCACCGGACAAAAACGCAGGTCATTCGAGATCGGGATCAGGACCGCCGCGGATGAGGGGCTCCAGGTGACCCTGCGGGCTGCCCCCATCGCCTTCCAGAACCGGGATGCCGTGCTCGTCCTGCTGACAGACCTCACCGAACGGCTGATCCTCGAAAAAGAACTCGAATATCATGCAGAGGAACTCAAACGCTTCTCCGAGTCTCTTGCCAGGACCAACGAGAAGCTGACGATCATGAACAGCATCACCCGCCACGACATCCTCAACCAGCTCACCGTCCTTCTCGGGTACCTGGAGATCGCCGCGGAGGAGAGCACGGAGCCGGAGGTCAGGGAGAGTCTCAGGATGATACAATTCTCGGCGCAGAACATCAGGGAGCAGCTGGAGTTTGCCCGGGACTACCAGGACCTTGGCGTGCGGGAACCCCAGTGGCTTGATGTCAGGTGGCAGGTCGCCAAGCTCAGGCAGGACGGCATCACGATCGAGACCAGGATAGAGGAGGACGGAGCCCTGACCATCGTCTGGGAGGACAACGGCATCGGGGTCAGAGAAGGGGAGAAGGAGAAGATCTTCAGGCGGGGGTACGGGAACAACACCGGCCTTGGCCTCTTTCTCTGCAGGGAGATCCTGAAGATCACCGGCATCGGGATCAGGGAGACAGGAGAATACGAAAAAGGTGCACGCTTTGAGATCCGGGTTCCAGAAGAGGGATACCGGGTGGTGCAGAAGCCGGCGACTGTTCCTGACCCGGCCTGA
- a CDS encoding aldo/keto reductase — MLYRQIPSSGESLPVLGMGCMRLPETPAGRVDDEAAVALIRAAIDGGASYIDTAVPYHEGESEGVVGRALADGYRERAFLATKLPAKRVASREDMGRLLDESLRRLGTDHLDAYLIHALTKSRWNRLWDMEVDLFLDEAKADGRIRYAGFSFHDTADAFREIVDAYAWDLCQIQYNYLDTGYQAGTGGLRYAAEKGLAVVVMEPLRGGMLAAPPDGVRKIFAAAPVRRSPAAWGLRWALDHPEVTAVLSGMNAPVQLAENLATAEEGLPGSLSPDEHATVKRVRDVFREKIRVPCTACRYCMPCPGGVNIPECLARLNDIALFGDREHAAFFYRHVLGDTGYASLCAECGACEQICPQGIRVIDCLHEVAALFGR, encoded by the coding sequence ATGCTGTACCGACAGATACCATCATCAGGAGAATCCCTCCCCGTCCTCGGCATGGGCTGCATGCGCCTGCCAGAGACGCCCGCGGGCCGGGTCGACGACGAGGCGGCGGTCGCCCTGATCCGGGCGGCGATCGACGGCGGGGCGTCGTACATCGATACGGCGGTGCCCTATCACGAAGGAGAGTCGGAGGGGGTCGTCGGCAGGGCCCTCGCCGACGGCTACCGCGAGAGGGCTTTCCTCGCAACGAAGTTGCCCGCAAAGAGGGTGGCGTCCAGGGAGGACATGGGCCGCCTTCTGGACGAGTCTCTCCGGCGCCTCGGCACCGACCACCTCGACGCCTACCTCATCCACGCCCTCACGAAGAGCAGGTGGAACAGACTCTGGGACATGGAGGTCGACCTCTTCCTCGACGAGGCGAAGGCCGACGGGAGGATCCGGTACGCCGGCTTCTCCTTCCACGACACCGCCGACGCTTTCCGGGAGATCGTCGACGCGTACGCCTGGGACCTCTGCCAGATCCAGTACAACTATCTCGACACCGGCTACCAGGCCGGGACCGGCGGCCTCAGGTATGCCGCGGAGAAGGGCCTTGCCGTCGTCGTGATGGAGCCCCTCAGGGGCGGCATGCTGGCCGCGCCGCCAGACGGGGTCAGGAAAATCTTCGCCGCCGCCCCGGTCAGGCGGAGCCCTGCCGCATGGGGCCTCCGCTGGGCCCTCGACCACCCGGAGGTGACGGCCGTCCTCTCAGGCATGAACGCGCCTGTACAGCTTGCCGAGAACCTTGCGACCGCGGAGGAGGGCCTGCCCGGGTCTCTCTCTCCCGACGAGCATGCGACCGTCAAAAGGGTCCGCGACGTCTTCAGGGAGAAGATCCGCGTCCCCTGCACGGCCTGCCGGTACTGCATGCCCTGCCCCGGCGGCGTGAACATCCCCGAGTGTCTTGCCCGCCTGAACGACATCGCCCTCTTCGGCGACCGGGAGCATGCCGCGTTCTTCTACCGTCACGTCCTCGGCGACACGGGGTATGCCTCTCTCTGCGCCGAATGCGGGGCATGCGAGCAGATCTGCCCGCAGGGGATCAGGGTGATCGACTGCCTCCACGAGGTCGCCGCCCTCTTCGGGCGGTAA